The Geobacter sp. AOG2 genome includes a window with the following:
- the lgt gene encoding prolipoprotein diacylglyceryl transferase, giving the protein MQFPHINPVFLSIGPLQFRWYGLMYVLGFVATYFILRAEVRRKKLPLTPDDVADLVFYGALGVVLGGRLGYILFYDLGVYLADPLQVFAVWKGGMSFHGGFLGVILSFVLFARRKKIPFWVLIDMAAQCAPVGLGLGRIGNFINGELYGRPTDAPWGMIFPGGGDLPRHPSQLYEASLEGVVLFFIVRIMARKSDVTGIPAWTFCAGYGLFRFIVEFFRQPDAQIGTFLSFFSMGQLLSLPMFLVGSFMVIRLSRRPSSL; this is encoded by the coding sequence ATGCAGTTTCCCCACATTAATCCTGTTTTTCTAAGCATCGGCCCGCTCCAGTTTCGCTGGTACGGGCTGATGTACGTTTTGGGTTTCGTTGCCACCTATTTCATTCTTCGTGCCGAGGTTCGGCGCAAAAAACTTCCCCTGACCCCGGACGACGTAGCCGATCTGGTTTTTTACGGCGCCCTGGGGGTTGTTCTGGGTGGACGGCTCGGCTATATCCTGTTCTATGACCTTGGGGTTTACCTTGCCGACCCATTGCAAGTCTTTGCGGTCTGGAAGGGAGGTATGTCCTTTCACGGCGGCTTTTTGGGAGTTATCCTTTCCTTTGTTCTGTTCGCTCGGCGCAAAAAGATTCCTTTCTGGGTGCTGATCGATATGGCGGCGCAATGCGCGCCGGTCGGATTGGGGCTCGGCAGGATCGGCAATTTCATTAATGGAGAACTGTACGGCAGACCGACAGATGCCCCCTGGGGAATGATCTTTCCGGGAGGGGGCGACCTCCCGCGCCATCCCTCGCAACTCTACGAGGCCTCTCTGGAGGGGGTGGTCCTGTTCTTCATTGTACGTATCATGGCCCGTAAGTCTGATGTGACCGGCATCCCTGCCTGGACCTTCTGCGCAGGTTACGGCCTGTTCCGTTTTATTGTCGAATTTTTCCGCCAACCCGATGCGCAGATCGGTACCTTCCTCAGTTTCTTTTCCATGGGGCAGCTTTTGAGCTTGCCCATGTTCCTTGTGGGCAGCTTCATGGTCATCAGATTATCCCGGCGACCTTCTTCTCTTTGA
- a CDS encoding DUF1450 domain-containing protein produces MKIRFCEHNKGKGKVYRRLTEEFPDLNIKVKECIKQCSACREMPMATVDKKKLTARDGDELYNKIVAAIRMKQAKEE; encoded by the coding sequence ATGAAGATTCGTTTCTGCGAACATAACAAGGGCAAAGGCAAGGTATATCGTCGCTTGACCGAGGAATTCCCCGATCTCAATATCAAGGTCAAGGAATGCATAAAACAGTGCTCCGCATGCCGGGAGATGCCCATGGCCACGGTGGATAAGAAAAAGCTCACCGCCCGTGACGGGGATGAACTTTACAACAAAATCGTTGCAGCGATTCGCATGAAGCAGGCAAAAGAGGAATGA
- a CDS encoding sigma-54 dependent transcriptional regulator, which yields MDSRNNSTAPIMIVDDDPQALSLLRSLLCHDGYDNVITFDDSRRALDYFNVQEVAVVVLDLSMPRFHGMYLLELFTKNKPHVPVIIVTAENQIDSAIECIKAGAADYLTKPISINRFMASITRALELRSLNDGISFLQDSTQAVTPPSTIASRHSIVTQNKNMLSLMQYVEIISNSHQAVLINGETGVGKELVAKAIHNMSKQKGDFVSVNISGLDDLMFSDTLFGHKKGAYTGANQDREGLIKRAAHGTIFLDEIGDLNEISQVKLLRLLQENEYYPLGSDNPIQSNARLVVASNHNLRQLVNEGKFRKDFYYRLCTHQVSIPPLRDRLDDIPLLLDHFVEETARIMAKERPAYRKELVDLLCSYDFPGNVRELKAMVFDSVTKTTSSKLSTEYFSKLIERERDSFPFQEHNPTPKSNTGANGITFDRFPTLKHAETELIRKALEIAKNNQGIAARLLGITRQALNNRLQRLKKGNSSA from the coding sequence ATGGACAGCCGGAATAACAGCACAGCGCCGATCATGATAGTGGATGACGACCCCCAGGCATTATCATTGCTCAGGTCATTGCTCTGTCATGACGGATACGACAATGTCATAACATTTGACGACAGCCGCAGGGCGCTCGACTACTTCAACGTTCAGGAAGTAGCCGTCGTGGTGTTGGACCTATCTATGCCCAGATTTCACGGCATGTACCTGCTTGAGTTGTTTACCAAAAACAAACCGCATGTCCCGGTCATCATCGTAACGGCAGAAAACCAGATTGACTCGGCAATTGAGTGCATCAAGGCCGGAGCGGCCGATTATCTGACAAAGCCCATATCGATTAACCGTTTCATGGCCAGTATTACCCGAGCGTTGGAGTTGCGCTCCCTTAACGACGGCATCAGTTTTCTCCAAGACTCAACACAGGCCGTAACCCCGCCATCGACAATCGCCTCCCGACATTCCATTGTTACGCAAAACAAAAACATGCTCTCCCTCATGCAGTATGTGGAGATCATTTCAAACTCCCATCAGGCGGTCCTGATCAATGGGGAAACCGGAGTGGGCAAGGAACTCGTGGCCAAGGCAATTCACAACATGAGCAAGCAGAAGGGGGATTTCGTATCCGTCAACATCTCGGGACTGGACGATCTGATGTTCTCCGACACCCTCTTCGGCCATAAAAAGGGTGCCTACACCGGAGCGAACCAGGATCGGGAAGGCCTCATAAAAAGGGCGGCTCACGGCACCATATTCCTTGATGAAATCGGAGACCTGAACGAGATCTCCCAAGTAAAACTGCTGCGACTTCTCCAGGAAAACGAATACTACCCACTCGGGTCGGACAACCCTATCCAAAGCAATGCCCGCCTCGTGGTGGCCTCAAACCATAATCTTCGTCAGTTGGTAAACGAGGGAAAGTTCCGTAAGGACTTCTACTATCGTCTCTGCACCCACCAAGTGTCTATCCCACCCTTGAGGGACCGACTGGATGACATCCCGCTCCTTCTGGATCATTTTGTCGAAGAAACAGCTAGGATCATGGCGAAAGAAAGGCCTGCATATCGGAAGGAACTCGTTGATCTTCTCTGCAGCTACGACTTCCCCGGCAATGTACGCGAATTGAAAGCCATGGTCTTTGACAGTGTCACTAAGACCACTTCTTCTAAACTGTCAACCGAGTACTTCAGCAAGCTTATCGAGCGGGAACGGGATTCGTTCCCGTTTCAGGAACACAACCCGACTCCCAAGAGCAACACGGGAGCCAACGGCATCACCTTCGACCGGTTCCCCACGCTGAAACATGCCGAAACGGAACTGATCCGTAAAGCGCTGGAAATCGCAAAGAACAACCAGGGAATAGCCGCCCGGCTGTTAGGCATCACACGGCAAGCTCTCAATAATCGTTTGCAGCGGCTCAAAAAGGGTAACAGTTCCGCATAA
- a CDS encoding cytochrome c3 family protein, with product MKRIVVPMIVLLLLCGMSSAVQAAEPPNLGPELINLKMGVMSLSFQHRKHQKDLNNECFHCHARENGKIDNWGKDTAHTLCISCHDLYDKGPVECHQCHKK from the coding sequence ATGAAACGAATTGTTGTGCCGATGATTGTGCTACTGCTGCTGTGTGGGATGTCTTCAGCCGTTCAAGCGGCGGAGCCACCGAACCTCGGCCCGGAGCTCATCAATCTCAAGATGGGTGTCATGTCTCTTTCGTTTCAGCATAGAAAGCACCAGAAAGATCTGAACAACGAATGTTTTCACTGCCACGCGCGTGAGAACGGAAAAATTGATAATTGGGGCAAGGACACTGCCCATACGCTCTGTATTTCGTGTCACGACCTCTATGACAAAGGCCCGGTCGAGTGTCATCAGTGCCACAAGAAGTAG
- the serA gene encoding phosphoglycerate dehydrogenase: MKIIVTDEVSAEGLALLTQDARIQLDVKLGLKKEELLAVIGDYEAIITRSGTTVDKTLLDAATKLKIVARAGVGIDNVDVDYASSKGVIVVNAPFGNTNSAAEHTLALLLSFCRNVTIANASLKAGEWKRAPFTGHELKGRVAGVIGLGKVGGRVATRLKAFECEVLACDPYVSVKRANDLGVKLVSHDEIYKNCDIITVHTPLTDETRDMIGPREFGLMKSGVIILNVARGGIINEQALLDNLVSGKVVGGAVDVWSQEPPSSETLKQLIANNKLVVTPHLGANTFEAQVNVAIDVSREIINYLDDKPMENAVNIPRFDLALMDQMRPFLNLMSVMCDFGIQLVDNNLEKVSFGFAGSIAHYDCSPLAVCGLTALLNRVVDQDVNMVNASLIAEQMGIVVEESKTTQGGAFSNVITLVIEGQGKRRLVSGTLFEGSPRIVKLRDYSMDFTPEEHMLLLNYDDRPGIIGKIGTIMGQYNINIGSMNLGRREKKGEAMVLLSLDSAVPDNVLQEIKTATDASFIKALHMRVGACTRSCGCGA; encoded by the coding sequence ATGAAGATTATCGTAACTGATGAAGTATCTGCGGAAGGGCTTGCTCTGTTGACCCAGGATGCGCGCATTCAACTGGATGTGAAGCTGGGGTTGAAAAAAGAGGAACTGCTGGCGGTCATCGGCGACTATGAAGCAATCATCACTCGAAGCGGCACCACCGTTGACAAAACCCTGTTGGACGCGGCCACCAAGTTGAAGATCGTTGCCCGGGCCGGGGTCGGCATCGACAATGTGGATGTGGACTACGCCAGTTCCAAGGGCGTCATCGTGGTAAACGCACCATTCGGCAATACCAATAGCGCCGCTGAACATACCCTGGCGCTTCTTCTTTCCTTCTGCCGCAATGTCACCATTGCCAATGCCAGCCTGAAAGCCGGCGAATGGAAGCGGGCTCCCTTTACCGGCCACGAACTGAAGGGCAGGGTCGCCGGCGTGATCGGGCTCGGCAAGGTTGGTGGCCGGGTGGCGACACGGCTCAAGGCCTTCGAATGCGAAGTGCTGGCCTGCGATCCCTATGTTTCGGTCAAGCGTGCCAACGACTTGGGGGTCAAACTGGTTTCCCACGATGAAATCTACAAAAATTGCGACATCATCACCGTTCACACCCCGCTGACCGATGAGACCCGCGACATGATCGGCCCTCGCGAATTCGGGTTGATGAAGAGCGGCGTCATCATTCTCAATGTGGCGCGCGGGGGGATCATCAACGAGCAGGCTTTGCTGGACAACCTGGTCTCCGGCAAAGTCGTCGGCGGCGCCGTGGACGTCTGGAGTCAGGAACCGCCTTCGTCAGAGACGCTCAAACAACTGATCGCCAACAACAAATTGGTGGTGACCCCGCACCTTGGCGCAAACACCTTCGAAGCCCAGGTCAATGTGGCCATCGATGTCTCCCGCGAGATCATCAACTATCTGGACGACAAGCCGATGGAGAACGCCGTCAATATCCCCCGCTTCGATCTGGCCCTTATGGACCAGATGCGTCCGTTCCTCAATCTGATGAGCGTTATGTGCGACTTCGGCATCCAACTGGTGGACAATAACCTGGAAAAGGTCAGTTTCGGTTTTGCCGGCAGTATTGCCCATTACGACTGTTCACCCTTGGCTGTCTGCGGCCTGACCGCTCTGCTGAACCGTGTGGTTGACCAGGACGTCAACATGGTCAATGCCTCGCTGATCGCCGAGCAGATGGGTATCGTGGTGGAAGAGTCCAAGACAACCCAGGGGGGCGCCTTCTCCAATGTCATTACCCTGGTGATCGAAGGGCAGGGCAAGCGCCGGCTGGTTTCGGGCACACTCTTCGAAGGTTCACCCCGCATCGTGAAGCTGCGCGACTATTCCATGGATTTCACTCCCGAAGAGCACATGCTGCTCCTGAACTATGACGACCGTCCCGGCATAATCGGCAAGATCGGCACCATCATGGGGCAGTACAACATCAATATCGGTTCAATGAACCTGGGACGGCGTGAAAAGAAGGGAGAGGCCATGGTACTGCTTTCCCTCGACTCGGCCGTGCCCGATAACGTGCTTCAGGAGATAAAGACCGCCACCGATGCCTCCTTCATCAAGGCGTTGCATATGCGCGTCGGAGCCTGTACCCGCAGCTGCGGCTGCGGCGCCTGA
- a CDS encoding ferritin: protein MISKKMADSLNKHMNLELYSAHIYLSMSSCANEMGLKGAANWFMVQYREEMVHFMKFYAYLVDQGVNVELLSSKSVPNTYKSLLEMMQRTLAHEELITKCINELSEQAAQERDHATQIFLQWFVTEQIEEENNDRDLIAKLKLVGDNGHGILMIDADMAKRVFVLPAGTPFAV from the coding sequence ATGATAAGCAAAAAAATGGCTGATTCACTCAACAAGCATATGAATCTTGAACTCTATTCCGCGCACATCTACCTCTCCATGTCGTCCTGTGCCAACGAGATGGGGCTGAAAGGGGCGGCCAACTGGTTCATGGTGCAGTATCGGGAGGAAATGGTTCATTTTATGAAATTCTACGCCTACCTTGTCGACCAGGGGGTGAATGTGGAACTCCTGTCCAGCAAGTCTGTGCCGAACACCTATAAGTCGCTGCTTGAGATGATGCAGAGGACCTTGGCCCATGAGGAGCTTATTACCAAATGCATTAACGAACTGAGCGAGCAAGCTGCTCAGGAGAGGGATCACGCGACGCAGATATTCCTGCAATGGTTCGTGACTGAACAGATCGAGGAGGAAAATAACGACCGCGACCTGATCGCCAAGCTCAAACTGGTCGGCGACAATGGCCACGGCATCCTGATGATCGATGCCGACATGGCAAAACGCGTGTTTGTACTGCCTGCAGGTACCCCGTTCGCGGTCTAG
- a CDS encoding response regulator, translating to MQTDQLLVSVLYVEDEQSAREILCSVFESKYRFSRLDAAETGERGLALFKEHRHDIVITDISMPIMDGIEMAAAIKAINSETVIIFLTAHSGTSYLLDSIEPCVNNYVLKPVNYEKLFAVIDKSISTITLKK from the coding sequence ATGCAGACCGACCAATTATTGGTTTCTGTCCTATACGTGGAAGACGAACAGAGCGCACGCGAGATTCTTTGTTCGGTATTTGAAAGTAAATACCGTTTTTCGCGTCTCGACGCGGCGGAAACCGGGGAGCGGGGTCTCGCGCTCTTCAAGGAACATCGCCACGATATCGTCATTACGGACATCAGCATGCCGATAATGGACGGCATAGAGATGGCTGCCGCCATAAAGGCCATCAACTCCGAAACGGTCATCATCTTTTTAACGGCGCACAGCGGGACGAGCTACCTGCTGGATTCCATCGAGCCATGTGTCAATAATTATGTTCTCAAGCCGGTCAATTACGAAAAGCTCTTTGCCGTCATCGACAAAAGCATTTCAACGATCACATTGAAGAAGTAG
- a CDS encoding PAS domain-containing sensor histidine kinase: protein MAESRQRIIILMGAFALCGAIFVIDLLTPPGAAVWIAYLFMPLLLFRSLGAGPVTWFASLSTPLMIVDLLVTPPASHFGTAVFNRILALIVLWLSVAFLRMHSRMRISCAESEARYDSLFNSSTDVMLIIEPHSGSIVDANPAAVSFYGYSREQLTAMDIFDINVQTQDEIRENMYRAGNGTASRFIFQHRLADGSQRSVEVSSGAIRFQGRAHLFSIITDITERRRVEQELQQAHAELEQRVAERTSELAETIRVLQMEICERERVEDALRENEDRYRSLFNNSIDGILLATPEGDVLEANPEACRILGMTEVEICGRSRQEIIDEADQQAAALLEERVRTGKARGEVTFLHKDGSRIPCELSSSLFADKDGNSRACIIFRDVSERKITESALRKSNERYMLAVQGASDSIWDWDLETNTAFVSSRWKEVLGYGENEIDNVMDEWMNLIHPDDYRTALETLNGYLEGRIPEFCLEYRLRHQDGSYRWVLTRGACFRDDDGNPHRMAGSHTDITERKLAEQQLLAETAERLRTEQDLREKERLILLQSRQAAMGEMIGNIAHQWRQPLNTLGLIIQRLLLFYNSGKLNAEFLQESTQEAMKLVYHMSRTIDDFRNFFKPDKEKISFSVHAIILQTLSLINESFKAHHIEIDADTAHDVWVSGFPNEYSQVILNILLNARDAFSEQDIDEARVVIRAFGGDGGSVVTISDNAGGIPAHIIDKIFDPYFTTKGPDKGTGIGLFMAKTIIEKNMHGRLSVRNTGNGAEFTIEV, encoded by the coding sequence ATGGCTGAATCAAGGCAACGAATTATAATACTAATGGGTGCTTTTGCGTTATGTGGCGCCATCTTTGTTATCGATTTGCTGACCCCGCCTGGCGCCGCGGTGTGGATCGCCTACCTCTTTATGCCGCTGCTCCTGTTTCGCAGCCTGGGGGCCGGACCCGTAACCTGGTTTGCAAGCCTCAGTACGCCGCTGATGATCGTCGATCTTCTGGTTACGCCTCCTGCCAGTCATTTCGGAACAGCCGTCTTCAACAGGATTCTGGCGTTGATTGTGTTATGGCTCTCGGTCGCTTTTCTGAGGATGCATTCCCGGATGCGCATATCGTGCGCAGAAAGTGAAGCGCGTTACGACAGCCTGTTCAATAGCAGCACCGATGTCATGCTGATAATTGAGCCGCATAGCGGGAGTATCGTTGATGCCAATCCCGCGGCGGTTTCGTTTTACGGTTATTCGCGAGAGCAGCTTACCGCCATGGACATTTTTGATATCAACGTCCAAACTCAGGATGAGATCAGGGAAAATATGTATCGTGCCGGTAACGGCACTGCTTCCAGATTCATCTTTCAGCATCGCCTGGCAGATGGCTCCCAGCGGAGTGTGGAAGTGTCTTCCGGGGCAATCCGTTTCCAGGGGAGGGCACATCTTTTTTCGATCATCACCGATATCACCGAACGAAGAAGGGTTGAGCAGGAGCTACAACAGGCCCATGCAGAGCTTGAGCAGCGGGTTGCCGAGCGAACCTCCGAGTTGGCGGAAACGATTCGTGTCCTGCAGATGGAGATTTGTGAACGGGAACGGGTTGAAGATGCCTTGCGTGAGAACGAGGATCGCTACCGGTCCCTTTTCAATAACAGTATCGATGGAATTCTGCTTGCTACCCCAGAAGGCGACGTTTTGGAGGCGAACCCCGAAGCCTGCCGTATCCTCGGTATGACCGAGGTGGAGATATGTGGCCGGAGCAGACAGGAGATCATCGATGAGGCGGATCAGCAGGCAGCGGCCCTGCTTGAGGAACGGGTACGGACCGGCAAGGCGCGCGGAGAGGTAACGTTTCTTCATAAAGACGGCAGCAGGATCCCTTGCGAGTTGAGCTCGTCGTTGTTTGCCGACAAGGATGGGAATTCCAGGGCGTGTATCATCTTTCGCGATGTGTCGGAGCGGAAGATAACGGAGTCGGCGTTACGCAAAAGCAATGAACGTTACATGCTTGCCGTCCAGGGGGCCAGCGACAGCATCTGGGATTGGGATCTTGAAACGAACACAGCTTTCGTCTCGTCCCGCTGGAAGGAGGTGTTGGGGTACGGTGAAAATGAGATAGACAATGTCATGGACGAGTGGATGAACTTGATCCACCCAGATGATTATCGGACCGCATTGGAAACCCTGAATGGTTACTTGGAGGGGAGAATTCCCGAGTTCTGCCTAGAATACCGCCTGCGGCACCAAGACGGAAGCTATCGCTGGGTCCTGACGCGCGGCGCCTGCTTCCGGGATGATGATGGAAATCCCCACCGGATGGCCGGGTCCCATACCGATATCACGGAACGGAAACTTGCCGAGCAGCAATTGCTGGCAGAGACAGCCGAACGTCTGCGCACGGAACAGGATTTGAGGGAAAAGGAACGATTGATACTGCTTCAGAGCCGCCAGGCAGCCATGGGTGAGATGATCGGCAATATTGCCCATCAGTGGCGCCAACCCTTGAATACTCTCGGGCTCATCATCCAGAGGCTCTTGTTGTTTTATAACTCCGGCAAGTTAAACGCGGAATTTCTCCAAGAGAGCACTCAGGAAGCAATGAAGCTGGTCTATCACATGTCCCGGACCATTGATGACTTCAGAAACTTTTTCAAGCCGGATAAGGAAAAGATCTCCTTCAGCGTACATGCCATCATTCTTCAAACACTCTCGCTGATCAATGAGAGCTTCAAGGCCCACCATATCGAGATCGATGCGGATACGGCACATGATGTCTGGGTTTCCGGCTTCCCGAACGAATATTCCCAGGTGATTCTCAATATACTGCTGAATGCGCGCGATGCCTTTTCCGAGCAAGACATCGATGAGGCCAGGGTTGTGATCAGGGCCTTCGGAGGGGACGGCGGGTCCGTGGTTACTATAAGCGATAATGCGGGTGGCATCCCCGCCCATATCATCGACAAGATATTCGACCCATATTTCACGACCAAAGGGCCGGATAAAGGGACCGGCATCGGGTTGTTCATGGCCAAGACCATCATCGAAAAAAACATGCACGGCAGGCTTAGTGTCCGTAATACGGGAAATGGCGCGGAATTCACCATAGAGGTTTGA